In Asanoa sp. WMMD1127, one genomic interval encodes:
- a CDS encoding SRPBCC family protein, translating into MSTDDRLGHLDVRGETATMTFRRRLPYPIDAVWAAITDPAERAIWFGATTIDARPGGTITMMPDDPPAAPEAKEMTGRILTWQPPTGAGARTAVLEHEWRQRIVEDGVVRYELTEDGDGTVLVFTHRGLSVRNAQGFIPGTHAFLDRLGAHLAAEEIPAWGRLYGELAPAYQ; encoded by the coding sequence ATGAGCACTGACGACCGCCTGGGCCACCTCGACGTGCGCGGCGAGACCGCGACGATGACGTTCCGGCGCCGACTGCCGTACCCCATCGATGCGGTGTGGGCCGCGATCACCGACCCCGCCGAGCGCGCGATCTGGTTCGGCGCGACCACGATCGACGCCCGCCCGGGCGGCACGATCACGATGATGCCCGACGACCCGCCGGCCGCGCCCGAGGCCAAGGAGATGACCGGGCGGATCCTGACCTGGCAGCCGCCGACGGGCGCCGGCGCGCGGACGGCCGTCCTCGAGCACGAGTGGCGGCAGCGCATCGTCGAGGACGGCGTGGTCCGCTACGAGCTGACCGAGGACGGCGACGGGACCGTGCTGGTCTTCACCCACCGCGGGCTGAGCGTGCGCAACGCCCAGGGCTTCATCCCGGGCACGCACGCCTTCCTGGACCGGCTGGGCGCGCATCTGGCGGCCGAGGAGATCCCGGCCTGGGGCCGGCTCTACGGGGAGCTGGCGCCGGCTTACCAGTAG
- a CDS encoding ribonucleotide-diphosphate reductase subunit beta — protein MTLLDPGLDLTLRPMRYPAFFERFKDAIKNTWTVEEVDLHSDLADLARLSPAEQHLVSRLVAFFATGDTIVANNLVLNLYQHVNSPEGRLYLSRQLFEEAVHVQFYLNLLDTYVPDEQQRFAAFAAVENIPSIRRKAEFCFKWIDSIFELRELRTRDDRRAFLLNLICFAACIEGLFFYGAFAYVYFLRSRGLLHGLASGTNWVFRDESMHMAFAFDVVETVRREEPDLFDADLAKQVTAMVTEAVDCEAQFAEDLLEQGVSGLSLVDMRSYLEHVADRRLAMLGIDPVYGSRNPFAFMELQDVQELSNFFERRVSAYQVGVTGTVSFDDDF, from the coding sequence ATGACCCTGCTCGACCCCGGACTCGACCTGACGCTGCGCCCGATGCGCTACCCGGCGTTCTTCGAGCGGTTCAAGGACGCCATCAAGAACACGTGGACCGTCGAGGAGGTCGACCTGCACTCCGACCTCGCCGACCTGGCCCGGCTCTCGCCGGCCGAGCAGCACCTGGTCTCGCGGCTGGTCGCGTTCTTCGCCACCGGCGACACGATCGTGGCCAACAACCTGGTGCTCAACCTCTATCAGCACGTCAACTCGCCCGAGGGCCGGCTCTACCTGTCACGCCAGCTGTTCGAGGAGGCCGTGCACGTCCAGTTCTATCTCAACCTGCTCGACACCTACGTGCCCGACGAACAGCAGCGCTTCGCGGCGTTCGCCGCCGTGGAGAACATCCCGTCGATCCGGCGCAAGGCGGAGTTCTGCTTCAAGTGGATCGACTCGATCTTCGAGCTGCGCGAGCTGCGGACGCGCGACGACCGGCGGGCCTTCCTGCTCAACCTGATCTGCTTCGCCGCGTGCATCGAGGGCCTGTTCTTCTACGGCGCCTTCGCGTATGTCTATTTCCTGCGCTCGCGTGGGCTCCTGCACGGTTTGGCCTCGGGCACCAACTGGGTGTTCCGCGACGAGTCCATGCACATGGCGTTCGCGTTCGACGTGGTCGAGACGGTCCGGCGGGAGGAGCCGGACCTGTTCGACGCCGACCTGGCGAAGCAGGTCACCGCGATGGTGACGGAGGCGGTCGACTGCGAGGCCCAGTTCGCGGAGGATCTGCTGGAGCAGGGCGTCAGCGGTCTGTCGCTTGTGGACATGCGGTCCTATCTGGAGCACGTCGCGGACCGCCGGCTGGCCATGCTCGGCATCGATCCGGTGTACGGGAGCCGGAACCCGTTCGCCTTCATGGAGCTCCAGGACGTGCAGGAGCTGTCGAACTTCTTCGAGCGGCGGGTCTCCGCCTACCAGGTCGGCGTCACCGGCACGGTCAGCTTCGACGACGACTTCTGA
- a CDS encoding VOC family protein, producing MAHRSRLSTILIDAPTAEAPAAAGFWSQALGVPARPEPDEPQFTALDGALPDHVLAVQSVDDEPRFHVDIETDDVEAETARLVALGAVEVNRWLECRILRAPGGHLLCVIPRHSDPETFARLSREWPG from the coding sequence ATGGCCCACCGCAGCAGGCTCTCCACGATCCTCATCGACGCACCCACGGCCGAGGCCCCCGCGGCCGCCGGTTTCTGGTCACAGGCACTCGGTGTCCCGGCGCGCCCGGAACCCGACGAGCCCCAGTTCACCGCGCTCGACGGCGCGCTGCCCGACCACGTCCTGGCGGTGCAGTCGGTCGACGACGAGCCCCGCTTCCACGTCGACATCGAAACCGACGACGTCGAGGCGGAGACGGCGCGCCTCGTCGCCCTGGGCGCGGTCGAGGTGAACCGCTGGCTGGAGTGCCGGATCCTCCGAGCGCCGGGCGGCCACCTCCTCTGCGTCATCCCACGCCACAGCGACCCGGAAACCTTCGCCCGCCTGTCCCGGGAGTGGCCCGGCTAG
- a CDS encoding ABATE domain-containing protein yields the protein METVQRMRLVGGNLALDFVNTRSGPPDGPADDDVLTGHPELVAWGVYAGALTAHEATALDRTRGTRAAFARARRTRDYLDDLFRGVAAGRDPDADLLARLGDDAAEALAHATLEPAYVWSWRGDRTPARPLRPVVHAAVELLTAGPLDRVKACGGCRFLFLDESKNRSRRWCSMDDCGTAEKIRRYVDNRRARAAT from the coding sequence ATGGAAACAGTGCAGCGGATGCGTCTGGTGGGCGGCAACCTGGCGCTCGACTTCGTCAACACCCGCAGCGGCCCGCCCGACGGGCCGGCCGACGACGACGTGCTGACCGGCCATCCCGAGCTGGTCGCCTGGGGCGTCTACGCCGGCGCCCTCACCGCCCACGAGGCGACGGCGCTCGACCGCACGCGCGGCACGCGGGCCGCGTTCGCGCGCGCCCGGCGCACCCGCGACTACCTCGACGACCTGTTCCGCGGCGTCGCCGCCGGCCGCGACCCCGACGCCGACCTGCTGGCCCGGCTGGGCGACGACGCGGCCGAGGCGCTCGCCCACGCGACGCTCGAGCCCGCCTACGTCTGGTCCTGGCGCGGAGACCGCACGCCGGCTCGCCCCCTGCGCCCGGTGGTGCACGCCGCGGTCGAGCTGCTCACGGCGGGCCCACTCGACCGCGTCAAGGCCTGCGGCGGCTGCCGCTTCCTCTTCCTCGACGAGAGCAAGAACCGCAGCCGCCGCTGGTGCAGCATGGACGACTGCGGCACGGCCGAGAAGATCCGCCGCTACGTCGACAACCGCCGCGCGCGCGCCGCGACCTGA
- a CDS encoding ribonucleoside-diphosphate reductase subunit alpha encodes MTVTQEQAAAVPEQRRHVMQVRKRNGDLEPVDVNKIVRAVERWVGDLDEVDPLRVATRTISGLYDGATTAELDKLSIQTAAELIGEEPQYSRLAARLLSAYVDKEVRGQGVASFSQSIRYAYDQGLISDETAAFVARNARKLDDAVDPAGDLRFEYFGLRTVADRYLLRHPESRLVVETPQFWLLRVACGLSKTPAEAIGFYRLMSSLAYLPSSPTLFNSGTRHTQMSSCFLVDSPRDELDSIYERYHQVAKLSKFSGGIGISWSRIRGRGALIRGTNGKSNGIVPFLKTLDAGVAAVNQGGRRKGAACVYLEPWHPDVEEFLELRDNTGEDSRRTHNLNLANWIPDEFMRRVEADEDWSLVDPSDAPELPDLYGEAFDEAYRAAEKKAVRTVKARDLYGRMMRTLAQTGNGWMTFKDPANRLSNQTGAPGNTIHLSNLCTEILEVNSDDETAVCNLGSVNLAAHVTADGIDWAKLRATVRTAVVFLDRVIDINYYPSAQAAASNPRWRPVGLGLMGLQDAFFTLRMPFDSDGARELSTRVQEEIFLTALETSAGLAESFGPHPAFAETRAAGGDLHPDLWGATPAQTARWDALRTRVAAHGLRNSLLVAIAPTATIASIAGCYECIEPQVSNLFKRETMSGEFLQINNYLVRELKALGMWTAPVREEIKRSEGSVQGIDSLPADLRDLFRTAWELPQRALIDLAAARAPYVDQSQSLNLFLSAPTIGKLSSMYLYAWKAGLKTTYYLRSRPATRIQQATVAITPLAADAVACSLENPESCEACQ; translated from the coding sequence ATGACGGTCACGCAGGAGCAGGCCGCCGCGGTGCCGGAGCAGCGGCGGCACGTGATGCAGGTGCGCAAGCGCAACGGCGACCTGGAGCCGGTCGACGTCAACAAGATCGTGCGAGCGGTCGAGCGGTGGGTGGGCGACCTCGACGAGGTCGACCCGCTGCGGGTGGCGACCCGGACCATCAGCGGCCTCTACGACGGCGCCACCACCGCCGAGCTCGACAAGCTGTCGATCCAGACGGCGGCGGAGCTGATCGGCGAGGAGCCGCAATACTCCCGGCTCGCCGCGCGCCTGCTGTCGGCCTATGTGGACAAAGAGGTACGCGGCCAGGGCGTCGCGAGCTTCAGCCAGTCGATCCGGTACGCGTACGACCAGGGTCTGATCAGCGACGAGACCGCCGCGTTCGTGGCCCGCAACGCCCGCAAGCTCGACGACGCCGTCGACCCGGCCGGAGACCTGCGGTTCGAGTACTTCGGCCTGCGCACGGTGGCCGACCGTTACCTGCTGCGCCACCCGGAGAGCCGGCTCGTGGTGGAGACGCCGCAGTTCTGGCTGCTGCGGGTCGCGTGTGGACTGTCGAAGACCCCGGCCGAGGCCATCGGTTTCTACCGCCTGATGTCCAGCCTGGCCTACCTGCCCAGCTCGCCGACCCTGTTCAACTCCGGCACCCGGCACACCCAGATGTCGTCGTGCTTCCTGGTCGACTCGCCGCGCGACGAGCTGGACTCCATCTACGAGCGCTACCACCAGGTCGCCAAGCTGTCGAAGTTCTCCGGCGGCATCGGCATCTCGTGGAGCAGGATCCGGGGCCGGGGCGCGCTGATCCGCGGCACCAACGGCAAGTCCAACGGCATCGTGCCCTTCCTCAAGACCCTGGACGCCGGCGTGGCCGCGGTCAACCAGGGCGGCCGGCGCAAGGGCGCCGCCTGCGTCTATCTGGAGCCGTGGCATCCCGACGTCGAGGAGTTCCTGGAGCTGCGCGACAACACGGGCGAGGACTCCCGACGGACGCACAACCTCAACCTGGCCAACTGGATCCCCGACGAGTTCATGCGCCGGGTCGAGGCCGACGAGGATTGGTCGCTGGTCGACCCGTCCGACGCGCCGGAGCTGCCGGACCTCTACGGCGAGGCGTTCGACGAGGCCTACCGGGCCGCCGAGAAGAAGGCGGTCAGGACCGTCAAGGCCCGGGACCTCTACGGCCGGATGATGCGCACGCTCGCGCAGACCGGCAACGGCTGGATGACGTTCAAGGACCCGGCGAACCGGCTCTCCAACCAGACCGGCGCGCCCGGCAACACCATCCACCTGTCCAACCTGTGCACCGAGATCCTCGAGGTGAACTCCGACGACGAGACGGCGGTCTGCAACCTCGGCTCCGTCAACCTCGCCGCACACGTCACCGCCGACGGCATCGACTGGGCGAAGCTGCGGGCGACCGTGCGCACCGCCGTGGTGTTCCTCGACCGGGTCATCGACATCAACTACTACCCGTCGGCGCAGGCGGCCGCGTCCAACCCCCGCTGGCGGCCGGTCGGGCTCGGGCTGATGGGCCTGCAGGACGCGTTCTTCACGCTGCGGATGCCGTTCGACTCCGACGGGGCGCGGGAGCTGTCGACGCGCGTACAGGAGGAGATCTTCCTGACCGCGCTGGAGACCTCGGCGGGGCTCGCCGAGTCGTTCGGCCCGCACCCGGCGTTCGCGGAGACCCGGGCGGCGGGCGGCGACCTGCACCCGGACCTGTGGGGCGCGACGCCCGCGCAGACCGCGCGGTGGGACGCGCTGCGGACCCGGGTCGCCGCGCACGGGCTGCGCAACTCGCTCCTCGTGGCGATCGCCCCGACGGCGACCATCGCGTCGATCGCCGGCTGCTACGAGTGCATCGAGCCGCAGGTCTCCAACCTGTTCAAACGCGAGACCATGTCCGGCGAGTTCCTGCAGATCAACAACTATCTGGTACGCGAGCTGAAGGCGCTGGGGATGTGGACCGCGCCGGTGCGCGAGGAGATCAAGCGGTCCGAGGGATCGGTGCAGGGCATCGACTCCTTGCCGGCCGACCTGCGCGACCTGTTCCGCACCGCCTGGGAACTGCCGCAGCGGGCGCTGATCGACCTCGCCGCGGCCCGAGCGCCCTATGTGGACCAGTCGCAGTCGCTGAACCTGTTCCTCAGCGCGCCCACCATCGGCAAGCTCTCCTCGATGTACCTCTACGCCTGGAAGGCCGGCCTCAAGACCACCTACTACCTGCGGTCGCGTCCCGCGACCCGGATCCAGCAGGCGACCGTGGCCATCACGCCGCTCGCGGCGGACGCCGTCGCCTGCTCCCTGGAGAACCCCGAAAGCTGCGAGGCCTGCCAATGA
- a CDS encoding GH25 family lysozyme, whose product MARRRWATLLVVTMVAAGLSAVATPARAIPPPPGYAIRGVDVSYFQGPALDWAVLAQGGTRFAYIRVSEQDGRALPNNNPDPFFATNWAGARANGVYAGAYHRARPGLTTGRQQADVLLDLAPHPADGLTLPPMLDIEWPRPEWGLGDCYNLTPAQMVAWIQDFVDEVAVRTGRQAMIYTNTNWWNACTGSSTRFAANPLFLANYSQNPPPLPAGWPSFTMWQHAAGESIPGSDWASPDLDVFQGDYAALARLVGGPATALLANVNNRYVTAENAGAAPLVANRAAIGPWEQFDRIDLSGGFVALRARVNGRFVTAENAGAAPLVANRATIGPWERFQLVTNADGTVSLRAAVNNLFVTAEDAGRSALIANRAAVGRWEKFRLARPAPLVNLLAGVNRRYVSAAATGLIANRAVVARTEQFDQVDAGGGMVAFRARSNGLFVTAEDAGRSPLVANRTAVGRWEKFTPVTNADGTVSLRANVNNRYVTAEDRGAAPLIANRTAIGPWEKFFRLVT is encoded by the coding sequence ATGGCTCGGCGACGGTGGGCGACACTGCTGGTGGTGACGATGGTGGCGGCCGGCCTGTCGGCGGTCGCCACGCCGGCGCGGGCGATCCCGCCGCCGCCCGGCTACGCGATCCGCGGCGTCGACGTGTCCTACTTCCAGGGGCCGGCCCTCGACTGGGCGGTGCTGGCCCAGGGCGGCACGAGGTTCGCCTACATCCGGGTCAGCGAGCAGGACGGGCGCGCCCTGCCCAACAACAACCCGGACCCGTTCTTCGCGACGAACTGGGCGGGCGCGCGGGCCAACGGCGTCTACGCCGGGGCGTACCACCGGGCCCGTCCGGGTCTGACGACCGGCAGGCAGCAGGCCGACGTGCTGCTCGACCTGGCGCCGCACCCCGCCGACGGGCTGACCCTGCCGCCGATGCTCGACATCGAGTGGCCGCGACCCGAGTGGGGCCTGGGCGACTGCTACAACCTGACGCCGGCGCAGATGGTGGCCTGGATCCAGGACTTCGTCGACGAGGTCGCGGTCCGCACCGGCCGCCAGGCGATGATCTACACGAACACCAACTGGTGGAACGCGTGCACGGGCAGCAGCACCCGGTTCGCGGCGAACCCGCTGTTCCTCGCCAACTATTCCCAGAACCCGCCGCCGCTGCCGGCCGGCTGGCCGTCGTTCACCATGTGGCAGCACGCGGCCGGCGAGTCGATCCCCGGGTCCGACTGGGCGTCGCCCGACCTCGACGTGTTCCAGGGCGACTACGCCGCCCTGGCCCGGCTGGTCGGTGGGCCGGCGACCGCGCTGCTGGCCAACGTCAACAACCGCTACGTCACCGCGGAGAACGCCGGCGCGGCGCCGCTGGTCGCCAACCGCGCCGCGATCGGGCCGTGGGAGCAGTTCGACCGCATCGACCTCAGCGGCGGCTTCGTGGCGCTGCGGGCCCGGGTCAACGGCCGGTTCGTCACCGCGGAAAACGCCGGCGCGGCGCCGCTGGTCGCCAACCGCGCCACGATCGGGCCGTGGGAGAGGTTCCAGCTCGTCACCAACGCCGACGGGACGGTCAGCCTCCGGGCGGCCGTCAACAACCTGTTCGTCACCGCCGAGGACGCGGGCCGGTCCGCCCTCATCGCCAACCGGGCCGCCGTCGGCCGGTGGGAGAAGTTCCGTCTCGCCCGGCCGGCGCCGCTGGTCAACCTGTTGGCCGGCGTCAACCGGCGCTACGTCAGCGCGGCCGCCACCGGCCTGATCGCCAACCGCGCCGTGGTCGCCCGCACGGAACAGTTCGACCAGGTCGACGCGGGCGGCGGGATGGTCGCGTTCCGGGCGCGGAGCAACGGCCTCTTCGTCACCGCCGAGGACGCCGGCCGATCGCCGCTGGTCGCCAACCGCACGGCGGTGGGGCGCTGGGAGAAGTTCACGCCCGTCACCAACGCCGACGGCACGGTCAGCCTGCGGGCCAACGTCAACAACCGCTACGTCACGGCCGAGGACCGCGGCGCCGCGCCCCTGATCGCCAACCGCACAGCCATCGGCCCGTGGGAGAAGTTCTTCCGGCTGGTGACCTGA
- a CDS encoding metalloregulator ArsR/SmtB family transcription factor: MDVFTALADPTRRAMLDLLTGGARPAGDLVAAFPALTQPAISRHLRVLREVGLVDVRAQAQRRIYTLRTEPLSEVDDWLARYREHWARHLDAVETHLANRTANLARAEGTTDR; this comes from the coding sequence GTGGACGTCTTCACCGCGCTGGCGGACCCAACCCGCCGGGCCATGCTCGACCTGCTGACCGGCGGCGCGCGGCCCGCCGGCGACCTCGTGGCCGCCTTCCCGGCGCTGACCCAGCCGGCGATCTCCCGCCACCTGCGGGTGCTGCGCGAGGTCGGCCTGGTCGACGTGCGGGCGCAGGCGCAGCGGCGGATCTACACCCTGCGCACCGAGCCGCTGTCCGAAGTGGACGACTGGCTGGCCCGCTACCGCGAGCACTGGGCCCGCCATCTGGACGCGGTGGAGACGCACCTCGCCAACCGCACCGCGAACCTCGCCCGAGCCGAAGGAACGACCGACCGATGA
- a CDS encoding MFS transporter gives MRAVGALVGLAGGTFLYTTAEALPVGLMLPMAADLGLSPSQVGTLVTAYGAVVVVGSIPLTALARRVPRRLLLSALLAGFVVSVAATAFASSYALVLAARMATAATHALFWAVVVPAAAELFRPGLRGRAVATVFAGGNVALVVGVPAGTWLGERAGWRAAQLAVAALGAVVLLVVAALLPSTRPDEGHAARGSTPDTRRFWLLVGVAALTTAGAIAAYTYVALFVTDVSGFAAASVGAILLVRGIASVLGIVAVGAVVDRDPWRALVGTVAVQAAALLGLYALGGHPVAAVGLLALAGFAFAAFTASLGGLVLRVAPGRSDLAAATLSAAVNVGITAGAFLGGLVLPGHGVRSTVLIGALLGLAALALALTERVLPAPHRLARCAAPA, from the coding sequence ATGCGAGCGGTTGGCGCGCTCGTCGGCCTGGCCGGCGGGACGTTCCTCTACACCACGGCCGAGGCGCTGCCGGTCGGCCTGATGCTGCCGATGGCAGCCGACCTGGGGCTTTCGCCGTCGCAGGTGGGCACGCTGGTCACCGCGTACGGGGCGGTGGTCGTCGTCGGCTCGATCCCGCTGACGGCGCTCGCCCGGCGGGTGCCGCGCCGGCTGTTGCTCTCCGCGCTGCTGGCGGGGTTCGTCGTCAGCGTGGCGGCGACCGCGTTCGCGAGCAGCTATGCGCTCGTGCTGGCGGCCCGGATGGCGACCGCGGCCACCCATGCGCTGTTCTGGGCGGTGGTGGTGCCGGCCGCGGCGGAGCTGTTCCGGCCCGGGCTGCGCGGCCGGGCGGTCGCCACGGTGTTCGCCGGCGGCAACGTCGCCCTGGTCGTGGGCGTGCCCGCCGGCACCTGGTTGGGCGAGCGGGCCGGCTGGCGCGCCGCACAGCTCGCGGTGGCCGCGCTCGGCGCCGTGGTGCTGCTCGTGGTGGCCGCCCTGCTGCCATCGACCCGGCCCGACGAGGGCCACGCCGCCCGCGGGTCCACACCCGACACGCGCCGCTTCTGGCTGCTCGTGGGCGTCGCCGCGCTGACGACCGCGGGCGCGATCGCCGCGTACACCTATGTCGCCTTGTTCGTCACCGATGTCAGCGGGTTCGCCGCGGCGTCCGTCGGCGCCATCCTCCTCGTGCGCGGCATCGCCAGCGTGCTCGGCATCGTCGCCGTGGGCGCGGTGGTCGACCGTGACCCGTGGCGGGCGCTGGTCGGCACGGTCGCGGTGCAGGCGGCGGCGTTGCTCGGCCTGTACGCGCTGGGCGGGCACCCCGTCGCGGCGGTCGGGCTGCTCGCCCTGGCCGGGTTCGCGTTCGCCGCGTTCACCGCGTCGCTCGGCGGCCTGGTGCTGCGGGTGGCGCCCGGGCGCTCGGACCTGGCCGCGGCGACCCTGTCCGCCGCGGTCAACGTCGGCATCACCGCCGGCGCCTTCCTGGGCGGTCTGGTGCTGCCGGGGCACGGCGTGCGGAGCACGGTGCTGATCGGCGCGCTGCTCGGCCTGGCCGCGCTGGCGCTCGCGCTGACCGAGCGCGTGCTGCCCGCGCCGCACCGGCTCGCAAGGTGTGCGGCGCCGGCCTAG
- a CDS encoding Imm1 family immunity protein, which produces MREPGPTQSVVIASPAIEDVVAALRALDQRRHTELTVEDTAGAYIAVGGGLGVFHVYVGALDHEDRVVLQRPRAGGEGSAPVELMVDGRSRSFAPEDVVDEETALAAVREFMAAGRPHPDLEWRTG; this is translated from the coding sequence GTGCGTGAACCCGGGCCTACGCAGTCCGTGGTCATCGCGTCACCGGCGATCGAGGACGTGGTGGCCGCGTTGCGGGCGCTCGATCAGCGGCGGCACACCGAGCTGACCGTCGAGGACACGGCGGGCGCGTACATCGCGGTCGGTGGTGGGCTCGGAGTCTTTCACGTCTATGTCGGGGCGCTCGACCACGAGGACCGGGTCGTGTTGCAGCGGCCGCGGGCCGGAGGTGAGGGCAGCGCGCCGGTCGAGCTGATGGTGGACGGGCGTTCGCGTTCGTTCGCTCCCGAGGACGTCGTCGACGAGGAGACCGCGCTGGCCGCGGTGCGGGAGTTCATGGCGGCCGGCCGGCCGCATCCCGACCTGGAGTGGCGCACCGGCTGA